The following proteins are co-located in the Fimbriiglobus ruber genome:
- a CDS encoding AAA family ATPase: MSDSPAGRLRRRVIDPLKALFVGRDEVVDLIALAVVAGEHLFLFGPPGTAKSLLVRRFAVAVRCHYFEYLLTRFSEPNEIFGPVDLVRLREGVVATVTTGMLPEAEFAFLDELFNANSAILNNLLTVLNERVYRRGAETHELPLMSVFAASNHLPEDDALLALYDRFLLRCRVDPLPRPQLPALLTAGWAIERDGTVDVLSADAPTAEDLRELGRQTKAVQLDGVLDVYTDVITKVRDMGVALSDRRAVKVLKLVAASAVMCGRTAANISDLWVLRYVWDRAEQIGPLAALVAGILDAGPADAPHPRAALPEQVDPEELARELEQIGEELTPGLKLVDLARLRERVQSVADRAAWVGDSAARAHLTTRAATLTEKLG; encoded by the coding sequence TTGTCTGACAGCCCCGCCGGTCGGCTCCGCCGCCGGGTGATCGACCCGCTCAAAGCACTCTTCGTCGGTCGCGACGAGGTCGTCGACCTGATCGCCCTCGCGGTCGTAGCCGGCGAACACCTCTTTCTGTTCGGCCCACCCGGTACAGCCAAGTCGCTGCTCGTCCGGCGGTTCGCAGTAGCGGTTCGGTGTCATTACTTCGAATACCTACTCACCCGGTTTTCCGAGCCGAACGAAATCTTCGGACCCGTCGATCTGGTACGACTCCGCGAGGGTGTGGTTGCAACGGTCACGACCGGCATGTTGCCGGAGGCAGAGTTCGCTTTTCTCGACGAACTGTTTAACGCCAACAGCGCGATCCTCAACAACCTCCTCACAGTCCTGAATGAGCGCGTCTACCGCCGCGGTGCGGAAACACACGAATTGCCCCTGATGAGTGTCTTTGCCGCGTCCAACCATCTGCCGGAAGACGACGCGCTGCTGGCACTCTACGACCGATTTCTGCTACGGTGCCGGGTCGATCCCCTGCCCCGCCCTCAACTGCCCGCCCTACTCACGGCCGGGTGGGCGATCGAACGGGACGGTACTGTGGACGTTCTGTCTGCCGACGCGCCAACCGCCGAAGACCTCCGCGAACTCGGCCGGCAAACGAAAGCCGTTCAATTGGACGGAGTCCTTGACGTGTATACGGACGTAATCACAAAGGTCCGCGATATGGGGGTGGCTCTTTCCGATCGCCGGGCGGTCAAGGTGTTGAAACTGGTCGCGGCGTCGGCGGTGATGTGCGGGCGGACGGCGGCAAACATTTCTGACCTCTGGGTACTCCGGTACGTCTGGGATCGCGCGGAGCAGATCGGTCCGCTGGCGGCTCTCGTGGCGGGTATACTCGATGCCGGGCCGGCCGACGCCCCACACCCCCGGGCCGCCCTCCCGGAGCAGGTCGACCCGGAAGAACTGGCCCGGGAGTTGGAACAAATTGGCGAAGAACTCACGCCCGGATTGAAGCTCGTCGACCTGGCCCGGTTGCGCGAGCGCGTTCAAAGTGTGGCTGACCGGGCCGCATGGGTCGGAGATTCCGCGGCCCGGGCTCACCTCACAACCCGGGCCGCCACCCTGACGGAGAAACTCGGATGA
- a CDS encoding sulfatase — translation MRHLPLSLVAFLFLASTATAAPPKQPNIVLILADDLGAFDLACDGRTDHRTPNLDKLAAAGARFTAAYAAASICSPTRAALMTGLSPARLHLTTFLPGRGDAPSQKLLHPTIATHLPANTATLPGLLKEAGYATGCFGKWHLGGKGHLPTDHGFDEFYPGQANTTPSVDEGGKGEFGLTAAAGAFAEKNKDRPFFVYLAHNAPHIPYTARPDRVKTNAAAFEPTYAAVVESLDASVGQLLQTLDNLGVADRTIVIFTSDNGGLHVPELKHERVTHNGRLRAGKGFLYEGGLRVPLIVRWPGTVKPGMVISTPVQTADWLPTLLEIAGRKVPAGLDGVSFGGQLTGGEVPVPRSLYWHQPHYTNQGGRPGSAIRDGNWKLIEWAEDDSAELFDLTTDPGETTDLAAKYPDRVKTLRAKLATWRTGLGAQTMSPNPAFDTTKHRALYIDPDPSKFAPATASPVTFEAMRAWRKRTDAAVAAQR, via the coding sequence ATGCGCCACTTGCCCCTCTCCTTGGTCGCGTTCTTGTTCCTCGCGTCGACTGCGACTGCCGCTCCGCCCAAACAACCGAATATCGTGTTGATACTGGCCGACGACCTCGGAGCCTTCGATCTCGCGTGCGACGGGCGGACCGACCACCGGACGCCGAATCTGGACAAGTTGGCCGCGGCCGGAGCGCGTTTCACTGCTGCTTACGCCGCCGCGAGCATTTGCTCGCCGACCCGAGCAGCCCTGATGACCGGGCTCTCCCCGGCCCGCCTGCACCTGACGACGTTTCTCCCCGGCCGAGGCGACGCCCCCTCCCAGAAACTCCTTCACCCGACCATCGCGACCCACCTCCCGGCCAACACGGCAACCCTTCCGGGATTGCTGAAAGAAGCTGGCTACGCGACCGGATGCTTCGGCAAATGGCACCTCGGTGGCAAGGGGCACCTGCCGACCGACCACGGGTTTGACGAGTTTTATCCCGGCCAGGCGAATACGACGCCGAGTGTTGACGAGGGCGGGAAAGGCGAGTTCGGGTTGACCGCGGCAGCCGGCGCGTTCGCTGAAAAGAACAAAGACCGGCCTTTCTTCGTCTACCTGGCTCACAACGCCCCGCACATTCCGTACACCGCCCGTCCGGACCGGGTGAAGACGAACGCGGCCGCGTTCGAGCCGACCTACGCCGCCGTCGTCGAGTCGCTCGATGCGTCGGTCGGCCAACTCCTGCAGACTCTGGATAACCTCGGGGTGGCGGACCGAACGATCGTGATCTTCACCAGTGACAACGGCGGACTCCACGTCCCCGAGCTGAAGCACGAACGGGTCACGCACAACGGTCGATTGAGGGCCGGCAAAGGCTTTCTTTACGAAGGCGGCCTGCGGGTTCCGCTCATCGTCCGTTGGCCCGGGACGGTGAAACCAGGGATGGTGATTAGCACCCCTGTCCAGACGGCGGACTGGCTACCAACCCTGTTGGAGATCGCTGGCCGAAAAGTTCCCGCGGGCCTCGACGGAGTTAGTTTCGGCGGACAATTGACGGGGGGTGAAGTGCCGGTGCCCCGGTCACTGTATTGGCACCAACCCCACTATACCAATCAGGGCGGGCGGCCCGGCAGCGCGATCCGGGATGGGAATTGGAAGCTCATCGAATGGGCTGAGGACGACTCGGCAGAGCTATTCGACCTCACGACTGACCCGGGCGAAACGACCGACTTGGCTGCCAAGTACCCAGACCGCGTGAAGACTTTGCGGGCAAAGCTTGCGACTTGGCGGACCGGACTCGGGGCACAAACCATGTCACCAAACCCGGCGTTCGACACGACCAAGCATAGGGCCTTGTATATCGACCCGGACCCGTCGAAATTCGCCCCGGCGACCGCTTCCCCGGTAACGTTCGAGGCCATGCGCGCCTGGCGCAAGCGAACGGACGCGGCCGTCGCAGCCCAACGCTAG
- a CDS encoding M16 family metallopeptidase, which yields MPFHTHRLLNGLQIIGETIPSARSAAVGFFVKTGSRDESADVAGVSHFLEHMLFKGTPRRSALDVNLDFDRIGANYNAYTSEENTVYYAAVLPEFLPAVVDILADILRPSLRTEDFDTEKQVILEEIKMYEDAPGSMAWDHAKRIYFADHPLGNTILGSMESVSALTRDQMKAYYDRRYVAPNIVVTAAGNFDWPAFVKLIDGACGHWPTGTVGRDHLRETVGAGGVHAIAKENTTQQNVLVLSSGPPAESPLRYAASVLTMAVGDDTGSRLYWELVDPGLVESAGCGTDTSQGCGMTATSFSCDPEQGAENLAIVQRILADVQRDGITAEELTQAKNKVASRIVRGAERPMGRLRSIAASWIYCDEYSDVDQEMARFDAVDLAAIRSYLDKYPIDAATVVGYGPLAKLG from the coding sequence ATGCCCTTTCATACGCACCGACTTCTGAACGGCCTCCAAATCATCGGCGAGACGATCCCGTCCGCCCGGTCGGCGGCCGTCGGGTTCTTCGTTAAGACCGGGTCACGCGACGAGTCGGCGGACGTGGCCGGGGTCTCCCACTTCCTCGAACACATGTTGTTCAAGGGCACACCCCGCCGGTCGGCGCTCGACGTGAACCTCGACTTCGACCGGATCGGGGCGAACTACAACGCATACACCAGCGAGGAGAACACGGTCTACTACGCGGCCGTCCTCCCCGAGTTCCTGCCCGCAGTGGTCGACATCCTCGCCGACATCCTCCGGCCGAGCCTGCGGACCGAAGACTTCGACACCGAAAAGCAGGTGATTCTCGAAGAAATCAAGATGTACGAAGACGCGCCGGGCTCAATGGCCTGGGACCACGCCAAGCGGATTTACTTCGCCGACCACCCGCTGGGCAACACCATCCTCGGGTCGATGGAGAGTGTGTCCGCGCTCACGCGGGACCAAATGAAGGCCTATTACGACCGCCGGTACGTCGCGCCGAACATCGTCGTCACGGCGGCCGGGAATTTCGACTGGCCCGCATTTGTGAAACTGATCGATGGCGCCTGTGGACACTGGCCGACGGGCACGGTCGGGCGCGACCACCTGCGTGAAACAGTAGGAGCCGGCGGCGTTCACGCGATTGCCAAGGAGAACACGACTCAACAGAACGTGTTGGTCCTGTCGTCCGGGCCGCCCGCCGAATCGCCCCTCCGCTACGCCGCGTCCGTGTTGACCATGGCCGTCGGCGACGATACGGGAAGCCGGCTTTACTGGGAACTCGTCGACCCGGGGTTGGTCGAGTCGGCCGGGTGCGGAACCGACACCAGCCAGGGGTGCGGGATGACCGCCACTTCATTTTCGTGCGACCCGGAACAAGGCGCGGAAAACCTGGCGATCGTTCAACGAATCCTGGCCGACGTACAGCGGGACGGGATCACCGCGGAAGAACTCACGCAGGCGAAAAACAAGGTCGCGTCGCGCATCGTCCGCGGGGCCGAGCGACCGATGGGCCGGTTGCGGTCGATCGCGGCGTCGTGGATCTATTGCGACGAATACTCAGACGTCGATCAGGAAATGGCCCGGTTCGACGCCGTGGACCTCGCAGCGATCCGCAGCTACCTCGACAAGTACCCGATCGACGCGGCAACCGTCGTCGGCTACGGCCCATTGGCAAAGCTGGGCTAG